ATCTAATTTCTTTATAAATCTAATTTTTAAAAAATTAAAAACATTTTGAGGAGGAAAGGGGGGATGCAGAAGGATTTAAAGAAAAAGTATAGAGTTAATGAACAAATTAAAGCAAAAGAGGTGAGGTTGATTGATCCTAATGGAAAACAGATAGGGATTGTTCCTCTTTCTGAAGCATTAAGATATGCAGAAGACTATGGGCTTGATCTTGTTGAGATTGCGCCAACTGCTAATCCTCCGGTATGTAAAATTATGGATTTTGGAGAATTTTTATATCAAGAAGCAAAAAAGGCAAAGGAAGCTAAGAAAAAGCAAAAACAAATAGAGATAAAAGAAATAAAACTGAGTCCAAAAACAGACAAACATGATCTCGAGGTGAAAATAAGACATATTCTTAGATTTCTTGAAGATGAAAACAAAGTTAGAATAAGAATTGTTTTTAAGGGAAGAGAAATTGCTCATCCTGAGATGGCAGATAGAGTTTTACAAGCTATCCTTGAAGCAGTTAAAGATAAAGCTCAGATTGAAAGCCCACCAAAAATAGAAGGAAAACAGATGATAACAGTTATTGCTCCTATATTGAAAAAATAAATTTTTAAGGGTTCCATTCACAGAACTGTTTTAAAATTTGTAATCCCGGTTTTCCGCTTTTTTCAGGATGAAATTGGACTGCTACTAAATTTTTATAAGCTATAGCAGAAGAAAAATTAACCCCATAAAAGGTTATTCCACAGATAACCTCTTTATCTTCAGGGATTACAAAATAACTATGTACAAAATAATACTCATAATCAGGATCAAGTCCTTTAAATACAGGATGTTCTTTAACCCAGTTTACTTTATTCCATCCCATATGAGGAACTTTAAGTACTTCTTCTTTCCAAAGAAGAGGTTGTGGAAATTTTACTACTTTTCCTTT
The window above is part of the Thermodesulfobacterium geofontis OPF15 genome. Proteins encoded here:
- the infC gene encoding translation initiation factor IF-3 → MQKDLKKKYRVNEQIKAKEVRLIDPNGKQIGIVPLSEALRYAEDYGLDLVEIAPTANPPVCKIMDFGEFLYQEAKKAKEAKKKQKQIEIKEIKLSPKTDKHDLEVKIRHILRFLEDENKVRIRIVFKGREIAHPEMADRVLQAILEAVKDKAQIESPPKIEGKQMITVIAPILKK
- the hisH gene encoding imidazole glycerol phosphate synthase subunit HisH, with product MIGIIDYLAGNLTSVARALAYLGYKCFISSDIKELKKAERIIFPGVGAAKSAMESLKKFYLDEFLKESFFKGVPILGICLGTQIIFEFSEEDGGTKTLGLLKGKVVKFPQPLLWKEEVLKVPHMGWNKVNWVKEHPVFKGLDPDYEYYFVHSYFVIPEDKEVICGITFYGVNFSSAIAYKNLVAVQFHPEKSGKPGLQILKQFCEWNP